TTGCCTTTAATTTACCATTTCCACTGGTTGAGGCCACCATAGAACCCAGAGAGGCATTGTCCAAATCTTCGTTTGAATATAAAGAAGATCCGCCCCAGCTTACTCCTCGGAACTTAATTTCATCGTTTTTAAAATCAGTTGGTTTAAGGTTAACTTTCAGGCCATTTTCGAAAATAAGCTCCGTTACTCCTACTTCCGCAATCTTATGTTCTTCAACGATTTTGCCTGGTGTTGGCATTTTTTCAACCAGACTGGCTGCTACTTTTTCATCCACATAAGCCGTTACATTGTTGCCTGTGTTGTCCAACCATTTTTTAAGCTGATCCACCGTTGGAAGCTTGTCTTTGTCATTTTCTGAGCCAATCAAAGCCAATACCCGATTTTCTTTGGTTATTAGTTTTTTGACCAGTGCATTGACTTCTTCCACTTTGATTCCATCCAGATACTGTCCAATAAACTTGTTGTCGTAATCAATTTCGGTCATGACAACGTCGTTGAGGAAACAGCCCACAAGCTCTTCCACAAACGATTCAGAAGCAGTTTTATCTTTTTCTTTTACTTGTTTTTCAATCCTGGTCTTGTAGCTGAGTTTGGCCCTGTCAAGTTCACCTCCAGTAAAGCCAAATTTTGCCGCCCGGTCATTTTCATCCAAAACCGCTTTGAGTGCTTTTTCTACATCGGCACCTTTTGCCAGAGCCACAACTGTAAGTGCATCAAGATTACCCAGGAATCCGGAATAGCTACTCATTCCAACCTGAAAAGGTGGATCTGCTTTTTGTGTCAACTCTCTCAACCGCTGGCTTATCATGCTGTTGAAAAGAGAAGTCATTATTGATTCCCGGCGGTTGTTGGCAGTAACTTCTTTTTTCTCAGGTTGCATGTAAAACAACTGCACCATATTATAAGGTTGTTCTTTATCCGTAATTACCACCGCTTCTGTGCCTCCTTTCAAAGGAACCGAATATTCAATGCGGGCTTTAGGTTTTGCCGGGTTTTTCAAAGCACCGAAATGCTTTTTAATGATAGCTTCCACCTGAGCCGGGTCAAAATCGCCAACGGCAATTACTGCTTCCAGGTTAGGTCTGTACCAATCCTGATGGAATTTTTTTACAGAAGCATAAGGAGCATGTTGTATGATTGAGTCTAGTCCAATCGGTAATCTACCGGCATATCTTGATCCACGGAATATCGCCGGGTATAGTTTTTCCTGTATTCTCGATTGAGCACCTTTTCTAAGCCTCGATTCTTCCAATACTACTCCTCTTTCTTTGTCAATTTCTGTGGGGTCAAGCGTAGCATTTGCGGCCCATTCTGACAACACCATCAGATATTTGTCAAGTTTTTCGAGGGTATCAGAGGGTACAGGAAGCATATATACGGTTTCATCAAAACTCGTGTAAGCATTGAGGTCGGCTCCAAATTGGATTCCACTTTTCTCAAGGAAGTTTACCAATTCATTTTTTGGGAAATTTTTAGTGCCATTAAAGTTCATGTGCTCCATAAAGTGAGCCAGGCCACGTTGGTTTTCATCCTCAAGAATAGAACCAGCTTTTAGCACCAGTCTGAGCTGTGCACGGTTTTTGGGTTCCACATTTTTTCTGATGTAATAAGTGAGGCCATTGGGCAGTTTACCTACCTTTACTGCGGGATCCATCGGTAGTTTGTCTGTAAGTTTGATTTGCTGAGCTGTGGCAGCGGTGAATAGCGTGAGCAGAATCACCCATAAATTGACGAGTTTTTTCATAGTGAATTGATTGATTTTAATTTTTTTGCAAATAATAGTAAATAAGTTAAAAATTAAAGAAAAGGTTGCTAAAAATCCTTAATATTTGAAATGTAACGAAAGATTAAACTATTTATTTAGTTGAAAGGTGTTTTTTTGAAATTCAACAGATAGTTTTTTTTGAAAAAAATTAAACGGAGAAAATTATAACCTAACCTTACTTCTTAACTTATTCTTGGTTTTTTGTAAAATTTATCAATATTTAATTATTTTTGCCTGACAAATACTTATTCTACGTTTGGAATTAATATTTTCTTCATTTTTTTTGATAAAATAAGCGTTAAGTTTTTCGAGAAATATCTACAAAAAATAAATCCTTTTTGATAAGGACATATAAATGAAAGAATACGGAAGCAATGTGCAAAAGCTGGTAGAGCACCTGGTGTCGATACCCGAAAAAGAACAAAGAACAAAGCACGCTCACATTTTGATTGAGTTGATGCGTCAGATTCATCCCCAGATGCGTGATGGGGCAGATTACAGCAAAAAACTTTGGGATGACCTCTATATCATGGCCAACTTTGATCTGGATGTAGATAGCCCATATCCACCACCACCCAAAGAGATATTGGGTAAAAGACCTATGCAAGTGCCTTATAATCAGAGCAAACTTAAGCATAAGTTTTACGGCAGGAATCTCGAGCTTTTGGTTTTGAAAGCCATGTTGGCCGAAACTTTTGATGAAAGAAAGACTTTTGTGAGTTATCTGGTTAAGCTTATGAAGTCACTGTTTTTGAACTGGAACAAAGATTCAATAGAAACTGCTACGTGTCTGCAACAAATTCTGGATCTTTCGGGTGGAAAACTTAAGCCTGAAATCGATGACCTTATCGCCAATGGTATCATTGACGAAGCCAACCCTAAAGATGGTAACCGGGCCAGACAAAACTTTATGCCTATTCCAAATCGCCCTGAACGCGGAAATGAACGAAGGGAAGTTAGACCAAACAATATGCGGAACAACCTTAACCAACGTAACAACAATGGTAATGGAAATCCCAAAAACAGGTTTGGAGGTAATAACAACAATAATAACAATAATCGCAGAAGACCTATTTGATTTTGTATGGCGTCATTTAAGATAAACGGTGGGAGAAAACTGAAAGGTGAGCTTGTACCTCAGGGTGCAAAAAACGAAGCTTTACAGATTTTGTGTGCTGTGCTCCTTACAAAAGAGCCGGTGATTATTCATAACATTCCCAATATCAGAGATGTTAATAAGCTCATGGAGCTGCTCGAAGATATGGGGGTTAAAAGAAGCAAACTAGCCGAAGGCACCTACCGATTTAAAGCCGATGAAGTCAATTATGAGTATTTTGAATCTGCAGAATATAAAGCTAAGGCTTCTGAATTAAGAGGGTCCGTAATGCTTTTAGGACCTATGCTTGGTCGCTTTGGAAAAGGGACTGCCCCCAAACCTGGTGGAGATAAGATCGGAAGGAGGCCACTCGATACCCATTTTGTGGGTTTTCAGAAACTAGGTGCCGAGTTTTCGTATGATGCGGACGATAGTTTTTACCAGATCAATGGAGCCAATATGAAAGGCTCATACATATGGATGGAAGAAATATCGGTGACCGGAACAGCCAACGTCTTGATGGCAGCAGTTTTGACCAAAGGAGAAACAACCATCTATAATGCCGCCTGTGAGCCCTATCTGCAGCAATTGTGTAAAATGCTCAATGCCATGGGAGCCAAAATTGAAGGTGTAGGCTCCAATCTTCTTACGATAACAGGTGTGGATGAATTGGGTGGCTGCGAGCATACCATGTTGCCGGATATGATTGAAATCGGTAGTTTTATTGGTCTTGCTGCCATGACCCAATCAGAAATTACTATCAAAAACTGCCACATCAAAGAGCTGGGTATCATCCCCGATACTTTTAAAAAGTTGGGGATTGAGATGGAATTCAGAGGCGATGATATTTTTATTCCTGAACAAAGTAATTATAAAATAAATACGCTTATTGATGGTTCGATTTTAACCATTTACGATGCTCCCTGGCCAGGTTTTACACCGGATTTGATTTCTATCGTTTTGGTAACTGCTATTCAGGCCAAAGGAACGGTTTTGATTCATCAGAAAATGTTTGAGTCGAGGTTGTTTTTTACGGATAAACTTATTGATATGGGAGCTCAGATCATCCTTTGTGATCCGCATAGAGCTACTGTTATAGGTATCAATAGAGAATACAATCTTAGAGGTATCAGGATGAGTTCGCCTGATATTAGGGCAGGGGTGGCTTTGTTGATAGCGGCACTTTCAGCCAATGGAACCAGCATCATTGACCACATAGAGCAAATCGACCGTGGTTATCAGAATATTGATGGCAGATTAAATGCCATAGGGGCTGATATTGTGAGAATCTGACTATTGATTGTTTAATAAAAAATGAATCCATCTTCCCTAAAGGGTTGATGGATTCATTTTTTTAGATCTTATTTGTAGCCTATGGGTTTAATAAAGAAAGAATATTCGTAGTTTTTATATGGTAACTGATATTTTTTCTGAGTGATGCGGCCCCAACTGTCTTCACAACCCAATCCAGCTTGCACAAGGTCAATACACAAGTTTACTGCATCAGATTTTTTGAGGTCAGCAGGGTGACGGTTGATTTTTATGGTACCTTCATCCATTTCTTCTATAGTATAATTCAATGCCGACATTGACAATGGCTGATTGGAATAAAACTTTAGTCCTGATTTATCTTTGTTAACCTGTTTCCACCATCTTACATCAGTCTTGTTTCCTGTTTCCTGTGGCCTGATATATGGATAAAACTGTTCAGCGACGGTTTGTTTGTAAAGATTTACAAATGTATTGCTGTTGCGATCATTGTAATTTTCAACCGGGCCTCTTCCGAAAAATTCGATTTGATCCAAATCTTGATTGAGCTGCATTTTAATTCCAAATCTGAACATATTGGCCACTTTTTTATCAGAATCGGCGGTCATTTTCTGTGAAATATTGATTTCGCCGTGATTATTAATTAGATAATTAATTTCTAATTTTGCACCGGTTTCAGGTATCATGAAAATTGATTTTACTTCGGCTAAACCATCTTTCATTGCCCATTTTAAGTCTGTCAATCTGAGATTAGGATTTTTCCATACACTGTATCGGTTATTAATATTTGCTCCGAAATCATTGTCAGTAGGAGCCCTCCAGAAATTGGGTTTTATTTCGGTTCCCGGTATCAGAAGTGAAGTGTTTTTAACCTGGTATTTGTGAATAAAACCTGTGCTCCTGTTAAATTCTATGGCAAATGCTGGACCTGAAATTTCGAGTGTGCTAAAGCTGTTTTCCTTAATTTTTGGTAATTCTACAGCCACATTTTTTGAAATTTCCACATTTTTTAGTTCAAAAGATTTTGGTTCTGATGACCCAATCTGTGTCTGGGATTTTGACACTTCAAAATTTGCCGGTATCAAACCTTCTGATATTTTTGTCAAAATGCTTATGTTTAAGAATTTTTCTCTCCCTGTTTTTGCTGAAGAAATAGCCAATTGAAAATTGCCTTTTTGTTGCGGAAGCACATTGATGTTGTCAATTGTGCCGGCCTCAATAACATTTCCATTGCTTACCAATTCCCATTTTAAATAGAAATTACTTAAGTCTTTGAAAAAGAATTCGTTAGTGACTTCTATTTCATTTTCAGAATTAATTTTTGTCCAAATATCCTGATAGAAATATTTCACTTCATGTGTATGAGGATTAGGGTTTCTACTTGGCGAAAACAGGCCATTGTTACAAAAATTGAAGTCATGACCGTCATATTTGTTCCAATCACCACCATAAGAGTATTGATATTTGCCATCGGGGCGAAGTTCGCGTGGTGATTGATCGACAAAGTCCCAGATAAACCCACCCTGAAATGCAGGATATTTTCTTATTAACTCCCAATATTCTTTAAATCCACCCATGGAGTTGCCCATTGCATGGGCGTATTCGCATTGGATAAGTGGTTTTTTAGGTGCATTTTTTGAGTAATCTTCCGAACCTTCATAGCTAAGATACATCGGACAGTAAATGTCAGAATATGCCATGTCGGTGTAGTTATCACAGGCCCTTTCATATTGAACTGGACGTGTAGCATCCATTTTTTTGATATGATTGTAAACATCTATAAAATTCTGGCCAAAACCGGCCTCATTGCCCATGGACCAGATGATTACCGAAGCATGATTCCGGAATTTCTGAACATTTCTCTCGTTACGTTGAATGTGAGCCAGTTGAAAT
The sequence above is a segment of the Cytophagaceae bacterium genome. Coding sequences within it:
- the murA gene encoding UDP-N-acetylglucosamine 1-carboxyvinyltransferase; the protein is MASFKINGGRKLKGELVPQGAKNEALQILCAVLLTKEPVIIHNIPNIRDVNKLMELLEDMGVKRSKLAEGTYRFKADEVNYEYFESAEYKAKASELRGSVMLLGPMLGRFGKGTAPKPGGDKIGRRPLDTHFVGFQKLGAEFSYDADDSFYQINGANMKGSYIWMEEISVTGTANVLMAAVLTKGETTIYNAACEPYLQQLCKMLNAMGAKIEGVGSNLLTITGVDELGGCEHTMLPDMIEIGSFIGLAAMTQSEITIKNCHIKELGIIPDTFKKLGIEMEFRGDDIFIPEQSNYKINTLIDGSILTIYDAPWPGFTPDLISIVLVTAIQAKGTVLIHQKMFESRLFFTDKLIDMGAQIILCDPHRATVIGINREYNLRGIRMSSPDIRAGVALLIAALSANGTSIIDHIEQIDRGYQNIDGRLNAIGADIVRI
- a CDS encoding DUF4981 domain-containing protein; amino-acid sequence: MNTLIISKLKNIIFSFLSFVIFNSSFAQKPEWLDPKINEINRLPMHTNYFAFENQEMAGAGLKKNSDNYLSLNGNWKFHWVKNADQRPSDFFKTTYDDKAWVNMPVPGLWEFNGFGDKQYKNIGYAWSNHFPNNPPTVPIENNHVGTYRKTITIPANWTGQQIIAHFGSVTSNIYLYINGQFVGYSEDSKLQAEFDITKFVKPGENQFAFQVFRWCDGTYLEDQDFLRLSGIGRECYLYKRTPAHIEDLRINALLDEQYKNGILDVEIDFSKFCKTEIAKIELLDETGKKVISKEIKYAQKPEKLTFNLDSPKNWTAESPNLYTLEVSLSNGGKTLEVIRQKIGFRNVEIKGAQLLVNGKPILIKGVNRHEMDPETGYYLSEARMIQDIQLMKMYNINAVRTCHYPDDSRWYDLCDEYGLYVVAEANLESHGMGYGDKTLAKVPEFQLAHIQRNERNVQKFRNHASVIIWSMGNEAGFGQNFIDVYNHIKKMDATRPVQYERACDNYTDMAYSDIYCPMYLSYEGSEDYSKNAPKKPLIQCEYAHAMGNSMGGFKEYWELIRKYPAFQGGFIWDFVDQSPRELRPDGKYQYSYGGDWNKYDGHDFNFCNNGLFSPSRNPNPHTHEVKYFYQDIWTKINSENEIEVTNEFFFKDLSNFYLKWELVSNGNVIEAGTIDNINVLPQQKGNFQLAISSAKTGREKFLNISILTKISEGLIPANFEVSKSQTQIGSSEPKSFELKNVEISKNVAVELPKIKENSFSTLEISGPAFAIEFNRSTGFIHKYQVKNTSLLIPGTEIKPNFWRAPTDNDFGANINNRYSVWKNPNLRLTDLKWAMKDGLAEVKSIFMIPETGAKLEINYLINNHGEINISQKMTADSDKKVANMFRFGIKMQLNQDLDQIEFFGRGPVENYNDRNSNTFVNLYKQTVAEQFYPYIRPQETGNKTDVRWWKQVNKDKSGLKFYSNQPLSMSALNYTIEEMDEGTIKINRHPADLKKSDAVNLCIDLVQAGLGCEDSWGRITQKKYQLPYKNYEYSFFIKPIGYK
- a CDS encoding insulinase family protein, giving the protein MKKLVNLWVILLTLFTAATAQQIKLTDKLPMDPAVKVGKLPNGLTYYIRKNVEPKNRAQLRLVLKAGSILEDENQRGLAHFMEHMNFNGTKNFPKNELVNFLEKSGIQFGADLNAYTSFDETVYMLPVPSDTLEKLDKYLMVLSEWAANATLDPTEIDKERGVVLEESRLRKGAQSRIQEKLYPAIFRGSRYAGRLPIGLDSIIQHAPYASVKKFHQDWYRPNLEAVIAVGDFDPAQVEAIIKKHFGALKNPAKPKARIEYSVPLKGGTEAVVITDKEQPYNMVQLFYMQPEKKEVTANNRRESIMTSLFNSMISQRLRELTQKADPPFQVGMSSYSGFLGNLDALTVVALAKGADVEKALKAVLDENDRAAKFGFTGGELDRAKLSYKTRIEKQVKEKDKTASESFVEELVGCFLNDVVMTEIDYDNKFIGQYLDGIKVEEVNALVKKLITKENRVLALIGSENDKDKLPTVDQLKKWLDNTGNNVTAYVDEKVAASLVEKMPTPGKIVEEHKIAEVGVTELIFENGLKVNLKPTDFKNDEIKFRGVSWGGSSLYSNEDLDNASLGSMVASTSGNGKLKATQLSKYLSGKVANVNAQVGGNSEVISGQSSVKDFETALQMIYNKFTNNVLDAEASKGAIGNQKDFLANMEKTVTPDKMFSDTMQTVMGNYHPRNLPMTSARMEKVNPEKAMQIFKERFANASDFEFTFVGNFDVEKIKPLLATYLGGLPGTLQKETFVDLGITPPIGKITKIIRKGTDDKARVMLVISGSYLPNELEELSISALGDILNIKLTEKLREEEGGVYSPFAMGSTGRVPTPRYTFRVGYGCSPANAEKLIDITLKEIEKIKTNGPEQVDLEKFVAKNKLDYETNLKNNDFWLGSLVERYQNMEKVQLILEEGKLLDQLTVKSLQEVAAKYLTGDDLIKFILLPEEKK
- a CDS encoding DUF4290 domain-containing protein — translated: MKEYGSNVQKLVEHLVSIPEKEQRTKHAHILIELMRQIHPQMRDGADYSKKLWDDLYIMANFDLDVDSPYPPPPKEILGKRPMQVPYNQSKLKHKFYGRNLELLVLKAMLAETFDERKTFVSYLVKLMKSLFLNWNKDSIETATCLQQILDLSGGKLKPEIDDLIANGIIDEANPKDGNRARQNFMPIPNRPERGNERREVRPNNMRNNLNQRNNNGNGNPKNRFGGNNNNNNNNRRRPI